In a single window of the Terriglobus roseus genome:
- the yidC gene encoding membrane protein insertase YidC produces the protein MAEIKNPNQGGGGTSNTSFLVMMVVMLGVFAGLQFYRSKQKQPLQPPTTQTQSSAPQSAPTGQTAQFNANAVQQPAASATPVPAVAATAESTTTVENELYKITFSNRGAEVRSWILKKFHDRYGAPLDLVNAAASKQYGFPLSLYTYDSNVTNGLRAAMFVPSATGSLTAPQTLTFHFVQGNVEATKTFTFDSTYVLKAQTSVKINGAPVRALLAWPAGFGDQDQVLDYNGSRIETMRDGKAEHTDFKKVSGGETLNSPLDYAGTSDGYFAAMFLPDMAGSATAVTLHNTIDVAKLQKDGKSSGKPVDVPVVGIAVGDTNGATSTRIYAGPKSVEVLKGIAVSGSSATLEPVVDFGFWGPIAKFLFWFLNWIHDHFASNWGWAIVTLTVVVNLVLLPFRYQSLKSGLKMQRIQPQMDAIKAKYAKYKLTDPKRADMNVEIQALQKDNGVNMLGGCVPTLLTFPLLFAMLGMLPKVVELREAHWFWLHDLTAADPYHVLPVIMVLSQFLTQFYMPAPGMDPQQQKMMAFMMPVFSGFITWNYSSGLALYWCVGNLMMVAAQFGMNQTKEGREMRELAAKRARRKVGAPQAKTIQGKR, from the coding sequence GTGGCAGAGATTAAGAACCCCAATCAAGGAGGAGGCGGTACCAGCAATACCTCCTTCCTTGTCATGATGGTCGTGATGCTTGGCGTGTTTGCCGGGCTGCAGTTTTACCGCAGCAAGCAGAAACAGCCGCTGCAGCCGCCCACGACGCAGACGCAGAGCTCGGCTCCGCAGAGCGCACCAACGGGCCAGACCGCACAGTTCAACGCGAACGCCGTTCAGCAGCCTGCTGCCAGTGCTACTCCCGTGCCAGCCGTTGCGGCTACCGCAGAGTCGACGACGACCGTCGAGAACGAGCTCTACAAGATCACCTTCAGCAATCGCGGCGCCGAGGTGCGCAGCTGGATTCTGAAGAAGTTCCACGACCGCTACGGCGCGCCGCTGGACCTGGTGAACGCTGCGGCCAGCAAACAGTACGGCTTCCCGCTGTCGCTCTACACCTATGACAGCAACGTGACCAACGGCCTTCGCGCCGCGATGTTCGTGCCCAGCGCGACGGGCTCGCTCACCGCGCCGCAGACGCTGACTTTCCATTTCGTACAGGGCAATGTGGAAGCGACCAAGACCTTCACCTTTGACAGCACCTATGTGTTGAAGGCCCAGACCAGCGTCAAGATCAACGGCGCGCCCGTACGCGCGCTGCTGGCGTGGCCCGCTGGCTTTGGCGATCAGGACCAGGTGCTGGACTACAACGGATCGCGCATTGAGACCATGCGTGATGGCAAGGCCGAGCACACCGACTTCAAGAAGGTCAGCGGCGGCGAGACCCTCAACAGTCCGCTGGACTATGCCGGCACCTCCGATGGCTACTTCGCCGCGATGTTCCTGCCGGACATGGCAGGCTCCGCCACCGCGGTAACGCTGCACAACACCATCGACGTCGCCAAGCTTCAGAAAGACGGCAAGAGCAGTGGCAAGCCGGTTGACGTGCCGGTTGTCGGTATTGCCGTAGGCGATACCAATGGCGCCACCTCGACGCGCATCTATGCCGGTCCCAAGTCGGTCGAAGTGCTGAAGGGCATTGCCGTCAGCGGTTCGTCTGCCACGCTGGAACCGGTCGTGGACTTTGGCTTCTGGGGCCCCATCGCGAAGTTCCTCTTCTGGTTCCTGAACTGGATTCACGACCACTTCGCCAGCAACTGGGGCTGGGCCATCGTTACGTTGACCGTTGTGGTCAACCTGGTGCTGCTGCCCTTCCGCTATCAGAGCCTGAAGAGCGGCCTGAAGATGCAGCGCATCCAGCCGCAGATGGACGCCATCAAGGCGAAGTATGCAAAGTACAAGCTGACCGACCCGAAGCGCGCCGACATGAACGTCGAGATCCAGGCGCTGCAGAAGGACAATGGCGTCAACATGCTGGGCGGATGCGTTCCCACGCTGCTGACCTTCCCGCTGCTGTTTGCCATGCTGGGCATGCTGCCCAAGGTGGTCGAACTGCGCGAGGCGCATTGGTTCTGGCTGCATGATCTGACGGCCGCCGACCCATATCACGTGCTGCCCGTCATCATGGTGCTGTCGCAGTTCCTGACGCAGTTCTATATGCCGGCACCGGGTATGGATCCGCAGCAGCAGAAGATGATGGCCTTCATGATGCCGGTCTTCTCCGGCTTCATCACCTGGAACTACTCCTCCGGTCTGGCTCTGTACTGGTGCGTTGGCAACCTGATGATGGTGGCAGCGCAGTTTGGCATGAACCAAACGAAGGAAGGCCGTGAGATGCGGGAACTTGCCGCCAAGCGCGCTCGTCGCAAGGTGGGCGCACCGCAGGCCAAGACCATCCAGGGCAAGCGATAA
- the rbsK gene encoding ribokinase: protein MGNLVVVGSLNMDMVSTVDRMPAPGETVTGSGFSTVPGGKGANQAVAAARLGASVSMLGCVGSDSFGATLQQGLHAEGIDNSAVQECPGSSGVAAITVAADGSNSIVVYPGANALLSNEIVERAASAIRSAAMVLVQLETPIATVERLAEICADAGTPLMLDPAPAQTLSAGLLRSTTWLTPNESETRTLLGIAEDLPVDEAAQRLLALGPWNVALKVGARGVYLAGAAVAGTLVSAPVVQAVDTTAAGDCFNAAFAVALSEGKAPVEAARFACMAASLSATKAGAQPSMPLREEVLRIMRA from the coding sequence ATGGGAAACCTCGTAGTCGTTGGCAGCCTGAATATGGATATGGTCAGCACCGTGGACCGGATGCCCGCGCCCGGCGAGACGGTCACTGGCAGCGGCTTCTCCACCGTGCCCGGCGGCAAGGGTGCGAACCAGGCGGTCGCGGCCGCCCGGCTCGGCGCGAGTGTCTCGATGCTGGGGTGCGTCGGCTCCGACAGCTTTGGTGCCACGCTGCAGCAGGGCCTGCATGCCGAGGGCATCGATAACTCCGCGGTACAGGAGTGTCCGGGCTCGAGCGGAGTTGCAGCGATCACCGTAGCCGCGGATGGAAGCAACAGCATTGTCGTCTACCCCGGCGCGAATGCACTGCTCTCAAACGAGATTGTTGAAAGGGCAGCGTCCGCCATCCGTTCCGCAGCCATGGTCCTGGTGCAACTGGAGACGCCGATAGCCACCGTGGAGCGCCTCGCAGAGATCTGCGCTGATGCGGGGACGCCTCTGATGCTCGATCCTGCACCGGCGCAGACATTGTCGGCAGGACTGCTGCGAAGTACTACGTGGCTTACGCCGAACGAATCGGAGACGCGGACACTGCTTGGGATCGCTGAAGACCTGCCGGTGGACGAGGCTGCTCAGAGACTGCTTGCGCTGGGGCCGTGGAACGTTGCGCTGAAGGTTGGTGCGCGTGGGGTCTATCTTGCGGGCGCGGCTGTCGCGGGCACGCTGGTCTCCGCGCCGGTGGTCCAGGCCGTCGACACTACGGCTGCGGGTGACTGCTTCAATGCGGCCTTTGCCGTAGCGCTCAGCGAAGGGAAGGCGCCTGTTGAAGCAGCTCGCTTCGCATGCATGGCGGCATCTTTGTCTGCGACGAAGGCCGGAGCCCAGCCATCCATGCCGCTCCGGGAAGAGGTACTGCGGATCATGCGCGCTTAG
- a CDS encoding protein jag, whose product MQDLKTAAQQTQDFLKMLTTTGGMKLRFRITAGAGAADPDGLEDRVIYVELSGPDADLLTARDGEVLRALEHICAKILRLEPEEHDRISFDANGFKAARNRELLNTAKEGIAAVKTSGRPYSFDPMSSRERRMLHLALKGAEGMRTESSGEGPTRFVVLYPENWRSRESDERANKIRERFRRR is encoded by the coding sequence ATGCAAGACCTGAAGACGGCAGCACAGCAGACCCAAGACTTCCTGAAAATGCTGACCACCACGGGTGGCATGAAGCTTCGCTTCCGCATCACTGCCGGGGCCGGCGCGGCCGATCCGGATGGCCTGGAAGACCGCGTGATCTACGTGGAGCTGAGCGGCCCCGATGCCGATCTGCTGACCGCTCGCGATGGCGAGGTGCTGCGTGCACTGGAACACATTTGCGCAAAGATCCTGCGCCTTGAGCCGGAAGAGCATGACCGCATCTCGTTCGACGCGAACGGTTTCAAGGCCGCACGCAATCGCGAGTTGTTGAACACCGCAAAGGAAGGCATCGCTGCCGTCAAGACCAGTGGCCGCCCCTATTCCTTCGACCCCATGAGCAGCCGGGAACGCCGTATGCTGCACCTGGCCTTGAAGGGTGCAGAGGGCATGCGGACCGAGTCCAGCGGTGAAGGCCCGACCCGCTTCGTGGTCCTGTACCCGGAAAACTGGCGCAGCCGCGAGAGCGACGAGCGAGCCAACAAAATCCGCGAACGCTTCCGCCGGCGCTAA
- the mnmE gene encoding tRNA uridine-5-carboxymethylaminomethyl(34) synthesis GTPase MnmE gives MTAATLLDDTSIVAIATPAGRGGIGIVRLSGPAAITIAQNLVPSINTNTPRLAQYAILRDESGARVDDALITFFKAPHSYTGEDLVEIATHGAPVVLDWLVRACVDRGAQPARPGEFTERAFLRGRLDLTEAEAVRDLIDAQTLGQAKLAAQQMGGSIATAIRPAKDALISLIAALEAGIDFAEDDLDTLSAAEIDAPIAAIETSLNTLLTSFAHGRLMREGLRLAIVGRPNAGKSSLFNRLVERDRAIVTATPGTTRDVISEHISMEGVPVELLDTAGLRETVDEAESMGVARSRQTIADADAVLLVVDATAAETDEEVSLKESLLGRPVIEVRNKIDLLRERLPDEVSWTNQRSDFTRQTIWVSAVSGEGVEALRAGILSLARGSAQTGDGGATLTNLRQRNAVANAASSLAMARSAAIRELPHEMILLDVYEALRALDELTGQTTADDVLNLIFSSFCIGK, from the coding sequence ATGACAGCCGCCACCCTGCTGGACGACACCTCCATCGTCGCCATCGCCACTCCCGCAGGACGCGGCGGCATCGGCATCGTGCGTCTCTCCGGCCCGGCAGCAATCACGATCGCCCAAAACCTCGTACCATCCATCAACACAAACACCCCCCGCCTGGCCCAGTACGCCATCCTCCGCGACGAGAGCGGAGCCCGCGTCGACGATGCGCTCATCACTTTCTTCAAAGCACCGCACAGTTACACCGGTGAGGATCTCGTGGAGATCGCGACGCACGGTGCGCCAGTGGTCCTGGACTGGCTGGTGCGCGCCTGCGTCGATCGCGGCGCACAGCCTGCAAGGCCCGGAGAATTCACCGAGAGAGCCTTTCTTCGCGGTCGCCTCGACCTGACCGAAGCAGAGGCCGTACGCGACCTCATCGATGCGCAGACACTGGGTCAGGCGAAGCTGGCAGCACAGCAGATGGGTGGCAGCATTGCCACGGCAATACGGCCTGCGAAAGATGCGCTCATCTCCCTCATCGCGGCGCTTGAAGCAGGCATCGACTTCGCCGAAGACGACCTCGACACCCTGTCTGCGGCAGAGATCGATGCGCCCATCGCAGCCATCGAGACTTCTCTGAACACCCTGCTTACAAGCTTCGCGCACGGGCGGCTCATGCGTGAGGGTCTGCGACTGGCGATCGTTGGTCGTCCCAATGCCGGTAAGAGTTCCCTCTTTAATCGGCTGGTCGAGCGGGATCGTGCGATCGTGACGGCGACCCCGGGCACCACGCGCGATGTCATCTCCGAGCACATCAGCATGGAAGGCGTGCCGGTGGAGTTGCTGGACACGGCCGGCCTCCGGGAGACGGTCGACGAGGCAGAGAGCATGGGTGTCGCGCGCTCGCGCCAGACCATTGCGGACGCCGACGCTGTTCTGCTGGTGGTCGACGCTACCGCGGCGGAGACGGATGAAGAGGTATCGCTGAAGGAGTCCCTGCTCGGGCGGCCTGTGATCGAGGTGCGCAACAAGATCGACCTGCTGCGCGAGAGGCTGCCTGACGAGGTTTCCTGGACAAACCAGCGGAGCGACTTTACGCGCCAGACCATTTGGGTCTCGGCAGTCAGCGGCGAGGGTGTTGAGGCCTTGCGCGCGGGTATTCTTTCGCTTGCGCGCGGCAGTGCTCAGACGGGCGATGGTGGCGCCACGCTCACCAACCTGCGGCAGCGAAATGCCGTCGCCAACGCTGCGTCATCGCTAGCAATGGCGCGGTCTGCAGCGATCCGAGAGCTGCCGCACGAGATGATTCTGCTGGACGTGTATGAAGCCCTGCGGGCACTGGATGAACTGACCGGACAGACTACCGCGGACGATGTGTTGAACCTGATCTTCTCCAGCTTCTGCATCGGAAAGTAG
- a CDS encoding lipocalin family protein, producing MKLLRSFAALAIALSTSGRAQTPLRTVDRVDLQRYLGRWYEIARIPNRFEKKCVRDVTAEYAMSGTEISVRNACTQADGSIKIAKGKAKVVDRTTGAKLKVTFFWPFYGDYWVIGLDPQYRWAIVGEPSRKYGWILSRTPALPADTLRTIHRQLEASGYRPSDLIYPPQTASH from the coding sequence ATGAAGCTGTTGCGATCGTTTGCTGCGCTCGCCATCGCGCTAAGTACTTCAGGGCGTGCCCAGACGCCGCTGAGGACAGTGGATCGCGTCGACCTGCAGCGCTACCTGGGCCGCTGGTACGAGATCGCGCGCATTCCCAATCGATTCGAGAAGAAGTGCGTCCGCGATGTGACGGCCGAGTACGCAATGAGTGGCACGGAGATCTCCGTCCGGAACGCCTGCACTCAGGCAGATGGCTCGATTAAGATCGCCAAAGGCAAAGCGAAGGTAGTAGACAGGACCACCGGCGCGAAGCTCAAGGTCACGTTCTTCTGGCCGTTCTATGGCGACTACTGGGTCATTGGCCTCGACCCGCAGTATCGCTGGGCAATCGTCGGCGAGCCCAGCCGGAAATACGGTTGGATCCTCTCGCGCACCCCTGCACTCCCCGCCGACACGCTGCGAACGATCCATCGGCAGCTGGAAGCAAGCGGCTACCGCCCCTCCGACCTCATCTACCCGCCGCAGACTGCATCACACTAA